The nucleotide window CTCTTCCTTTCTGTTTTGAATCTCTGATTCATTCATTTTTTTGATTAAACTCACCAACCCGTCAACGGATTTTACCGAAGCAGACCACGCGGTCGTGTCCTCATGCGCATATTGACTGATTAGGCAAGTATGCCCGCCTGCTCTATGGACTGGATACAAATCATTCCGGGGATGATCCCCGATGGATAATATTTCGTGAGGCTGATACCCTTGTTCTGTTAACTTTTCCAGCAGCATTTCAATGCCCCTCGGCTTTTTTCCATTGTAGAAAAACTCATCAAAGGTGTCGTTGATCTCCAGAAAGTCAACGAATTCTTGACCGGTCGGTAACGGTGAATTCGTCATCAAAATGAGATGCTTATTTTCCAGCTTCTGGATTTCTTCAAATAAATCCGTTCGCTTACTGATGCAATATGCTTCTGTTAACATTTCTGCCCGCACATCATAAAATGCCTTCACCCCGACAGATGGTGGAATTTCCTTTTTTTTCGCTACAAGATGGGCGATTCCCCAAGGGTCTCCAATATAGACCAATCGGGATTTTTCATTCACTTGCATTGCGGTTTCCAATCCTTCCCAGTTGAAGGAAGATACAGGCTTCAGATTTTGCTGACTATAAAATAGCAGGCTCTCTGAATCGTAGAGGAACCCCAACTTAATCGCTTTTTTGCCTTCCAAGACGTCATATGCCCATCTAATAGTTTCTGCAATCTCTATATTGGAATATCTGTCGGTCATCATCTTAGAAATGTAGCGTTCTAAGAAGGAATAATCCTGATAGAGCGTTCCGTCCAAATCGAAGATCACTACATTAATCTCTTTTAGCCACTGCATTGAACTGCCTCCTTTAACAAAAGGAAGTACCTTCCGAGGCCCTCCCTTTTATCATAATATTTTTTTATTTGATTATTGTATTTGCTTTTTCGGCGGCCACATTCAACAGATCTTCAGTAGTCAAAGTTTCATCCAGGATTCCCCGCGTCATTTCATCCGCGAGAATTTTCACCACTTCTGGATATCCCTCGACCATCGGGCGACCTGTTGCATTTTTCAGCTGGTCGACAGCCACTTTAAACTGCGGTTTCTCTTCGTACAATGCCTGCATCGCTTCAGAATTCATCGCTGATTTTCGAACCGGCAGATATCCCGTATACTCGGATGCATATACTGTCTGTTCCTTGGCCATCATAAACTTGATGAATTCCCATGCTGCCTGTTGATGCTCTTCATCCAAACCACTTGTCATGACCAGGTTTGCGCCACCGGTTGGCACTTTTGCTTCTTCTCCTTTTGGAAGGAAGTAGGTATTCAACTCAAATCCTTTTTCCTCTGCAATGTCCATCAGATATGACAAGTTCCCTGTTGAAGCGAACAACATTCCCGCGTGTCCGTTGACAAAATCCTGAATTGATTTATCACCCGCCTCATCGCCTGTTGGGACTGTCAAAGTCCCTGCTTTTGCCATGTTTCTCCATAAATCATAGGCTGCTGCGCCTTCTTCGCTATTAAAAGCGACTTCCGTTCCCTCTTCATTTAGCATAGAGCCACCCGCTTGTGCAATGAAGGCTTCATAAAACCAAAGGTTTACGGGCATCGATATCCCTACTCTGCCTTCATCATTTGTAAAAGCTTCCGCATACGCTTTAAACTCTTCCCATGTCTCCGGACCAGCCGGGTCCAATCCAACTTCTTCTGCCATTGTTGCGTTCATGTACAAAAGCGGTGTGCTTCTTAAATAAGGTAATGCGTATATCTCTCCATCGACATATGAATTCTCCATCAATCCCGAAACAAAATCTTCTACATCAAATGCTGAATCATTTTCAATGAATGGCGTTAAGGATTCAATCATTCCATTTTTTGCGAAAATCTGAACTGACGCAATTTCATTTTGGGTTACTTCCGGTGCATTGCCGGCAGCAAAGGCAGCTTGGGTTTTGGAATGCACGTCATCGTAGGTTCCTTGGAATTCCGCTGTTACATGAATTTCATCCTGCGATTCGTTGAACCGCTGGACCAAGTTCTCGTTGTTTTCTCCGATTTTATCGCCCCATGCATACCAGTATGTCAGTTCTACTTTGTCAGTCGCCGCTTCCACGGCATTTTCTTTTAATCTTTCTGTTTCCGCCGCACCTTCACTTACTCCTCCACCGCACGCTGCTAAATCCATCATCATTACCAGCCCTGTGGACGATAACCATAATTTTTTCATTTCTCTTCCTCCCTTATTTGAAAATGAGATACATCTTTGTCTGCAACAGAAAAAGACCTCAAATAAACCTGCGGCAAGCGCGAAGTTATTTGAGGTCTCTCTGTGTGCACCCAATAATCTATCTACTTTTCACTTTCGAGTATACGAACCGATTGTTAAGCCAGTATGAATTGGACGTTAAGAATGGCTTTACAACTCAAAAACCTGATAAATCTTTAGTCCAGAGTTTTTCGTTGGATGTGCTGATGGCAATTGCTCCCGAATTAAGGGCCGACTCGGCCTGTTCCACAGTTGACAACAAACCGCCGGTAATAATCGGGGTTGTCATGCGGGTGGAGTAGGCTGCCACAACACTATGCAACGTCGATGGCATAATTTCAATGATATCCGGATTCAGTCCGCTCTTATTTTCCAATACATTATCGTAAACTTCGGAATCGATCATAAAAACCCGTTGTACGACGCATAAGTTTCGTTCTTTGGCTTTTTTAATGACTGTTGCTTTTGTTGTCACAATGCCAAATGGTTTGACGAAATCTGATATGAAATCCAATCCCTCATTATTTAAGAGAAGACCCCCAATTTTCTCCGCGTGGATGAAAACCGGAACATCAGACTCTTGAAAAACGTCGACATATCTTTTGATAGTCGTAATAGAACCAGTCAGCAAAAAAATCGCACTGATTCTCTCTTTATTCGCTAAGGCATCTTCAATTCCCTTGGGTGTTTTCACCGCTGCAATCTTCTTGTGCAGGTGCAAGCGTCGAATCAGTTCTGCTTTATTCCATTTCATCTTCATGTGAAGCACCTCCCGAATTCAATGGCTTACGCTCTCAGTATAAGCTCTAGGTCATTTGGCTGGAGGTGCTTTTACAAAGTTTTACAACCCCTTAATAGCGCGTTAATATTCCTCTGCA belongs to Planococcus lenghuensis and includes:
- a CDS encoding HAD family hydrolase, which produces MQWLKEINVVIFDLDGTLYQDYSFLERYISKMMTDRYSNIEIAETIRWAYDVLEGKKAIKLGFLYDSESLLFYSQQNLKPVSSFNWEGLETAMQVNEKSRLVYIGDPWGIAHLVAKKKEIPPSVGVKAFYDVRAEMLTEAYCISKRTDLFEEIQKLENKHLILMTNSPLPTGQEFVDFLEINDTFDEFFYNGKKPRGIEMLLEKLTEQGYQPHEILSIGDHPRNDLYPVHRAGGHTCLISQYAHEDTTAWSASVKSVDGLVSLIKKMNESEIQNRKEEGYG
- a CDS encoding glycerol-3-phosphate responsive antiterminator; protein product: MKMKWNKAELIRRLHLHKKIAAVKTPKGIEDALANKERISAIFLLTGSITTIKRYVDVFQESDVPVFIHAEKIGGLLLNNEGLDFISDFVKPFGIVTTKATVIKKAKERNLCVVQRVFMIDSEVYDNVLENKSGLNPDIIEIMPSTLHSVVAAYSTRMTTPIITGGLLSTVEQAESALNSGAIAISTSNEKLWTKDLSGF
- a CDS encoding ABC transporter substrate-binding protein, whose translation is MKKLWLSSTGLVMMMDLAACGGGVSEGAAETERLKENAVEAATDKVELTYWYAWGDKIGENNENLVQRFNESQDEIHVTAEFQGTYDDVHSKTQAAFAAGNAPEVTQNEIASVQIFAKNGMIESLTPFIENDSAFDVEDFVSGLMENSYVDGEIYALPYLRSTPLLYMNATMAEEVGLDPAGPETWEEFKAYAEAFTNDEGRVGISMPVNLWFYEAFIAQAGGSMLNEEGTEVAFNSEEGAAAYDLWRNMAKAGTLTVPTGDEAGDKSIQDFVNGHAGMLFASTGNLSYLMDIAEEKGFELNTYFLPKGEEAKVPTGGANLVMTSGLDEEHQQAAWEFIKFMMAKEQTVYASEYTGYLPVRKSAMNSEAMQALYEEKPQFKVAVDQLKNATGRPMVEGYPEVVKILADEMTRGILDETLTTEDLLNVAAEKANTIIK